The Astyanax mexicanus isolate ESR-SI-001 chromosome 12, AstMex3_surface, whole genome shotgun sequence genome window below encodes:
- the elovl7a gene encoding elongation of very long chain fatty acids protein 7a has product MNKSACTTLDQSQSENSLETPPTVFNSAVGGGAAQWENWEQREEIRLYIWVVMAFVELTSTAAQLYDKWMKRADPRTKDWLLMSSPLPQTIIISLYIVFVMVLGPRLMENRKPFDLKRVLILYNFSVVALSVYMSYEFVMSGWGTGYSFGCDLVDYSRSPQAMRMANTCWLYYFSKFIELLDTVFFVLRKKNNQISFLHVYHHSIMPFTWWFGVRFAPGGLGTFHALLNCIVHVIMYTYYGLSALGPAYQKYLWWKKHLTSIQLLQFVIVNLHIAQYFFMKDCPYPFPLFIYIIAVYGLVFLFLFLNFWYHAYTKGKRLPKITKLQNNNNNNGLKNGKLE; this is encoded by the exons atgaacAAAAGTGCATGCACGACTCTTGACCAATCACAATCAGAGAACTCTCTGGAGACTCCGCCCACTGTGTTTAACAGTGCAGTGGGAGGAGGAGCAGCTCAGTGGGAGAACTGGGAGCAGAGAGAGGAGATCAG gCTGTATATTTGGGTAGTGATGGCGTTTGTTGAGCTGACCTCCACCGCGGCGCAGCTGTATGATAAATGGATGAAGAGagcag ACCCCCGGACTAAAGACTGGCTGCTGATGTCGTCTCCGCTGCCCCAGACCATAATAATCTCCCTGTATATCGTGTTCGTGATGGTTTTGGGTCCGAGGCTGATGGAGAACAGGAAGCCGTTTGATCTGAAGAGAGTTCTGATCCTCTATAACTTCAGCGTGGTGGCGCTGTCCGTCTACATGAGCTACGAG tTTGTGATGTCCGGTTGGGGGACGGGTTACTCGTTCGGGTGTGATCTGGTGGATTACTCTCGTTCTCCTCAGGCCATGAGG ATGGCGAACACCTGCTGGCTGTACTACTTCTCTAAGTTTATCGAGCTGCTGGATACG GTGTTTTTTGTTCTGAGGAAGAAGAATAACCAGATCAGCTTCCTGCACGTCTACCATCACTCCATCATGCCCTTCACCTGGTGGTTCGGAGTCAGGTTTGCTCCAG GTGGTCTGGGGACGTTTCACGCTCTGCTGAACTGTATCGTTCACGTCATCATGTACacttattatggtctgtcggcgCTGGGTCCGGCCTATCAGAAGTACCTGTGGTGGAAGAAGCACCTCACCTCCATACAGCTG CTCCAGTTTGTGATTGTTAATCTCCACATTGCTCAGTATTTCTTCATGAAGGATTGTCCGTATCCGTTCCCGCTCTTCATCTACATCATCGCTGTTTACGGGCtcgtcttcctcttcctcttcctcaactTCTGGTACCATGCCTACACCAAGGGCAAGAGGCTTCCCAAAATCACCAAACtgcagaacaacaacaacaacaacggcCTCAAAAACGGCAAACTGGAATAA